The genome window TCCGCATCATTTCTTATGCCCTTTAATTCAGCTAAAGAGTACAATCTTGTTCCTTCGTTTTCTCCTTTCTCAGCAAAGTAGAACTGGTCTCTTCTCATCAAGGAAGGATTCATCATGTTGGTGTCATGGCTTGTGAACAATAATTGTACGTTAGATTTATTAATTTCAGGGTCATTAAAAATACTAATTAACTTCATTAACAATGAGGGATGAAAGTTACTATCGATTTCATCCAAAATTATTAGACCACTGACCGTAATGTTGAACGCATGAAGAAGCAATCCTGCAATATCAAAAAGTTTTTTAGTTCCGTCTGATTCATTGTCCTGCATATTTAACGTGACTTTAATTTTCTCGTCATGACAAGCAGCTTTCGTCAGGAATAGTTTTTCCAATGGATAATTATTCTTTGCATTTGAATCTCCATCTTCCTTGTAATAAATATCATTGTAATTCAAGCCAAATGAAGTTAAAAATTCTAAAAATTTAGGTTTTAATTCAATATTTTCTATTTGATTTATTGAATGGAAACGATAGAAATCGCCATGCGCACTAAATTGAGATGTGATATATCCACTTATGGCGCTTCGGATTTTCGCACAAATATCCTTATTATACGAAGCTGCGTGAATCAAAAACAATGTGTGTTCATACTCCAACGGAGCGATATTTTCATTGCCAGGTAAACTTGCCTTGTCAACATTTAAATTTTTACGTAAAAAATATTTCCCTTGATTTGTATTTTTAGGACCGAACAACCATTCGTTTGCAATAATTTCCCAACTAGTATTAGGGTTGTTTTTTGCATCTGGATTTTTTTTCACAGTAAACCCATACCTATATTTTTTCCCTTCAATTATTAACACAATCTGAAAAAAAGACTCTGTGTTTTCCGAATCGTTTTGATATAAAAAAGGTTGTGCTAATTTGGAAAGTCTTGATTTAGGACTAGGTAAATCAGAAATTGCTTCGCAAAAAAACTCAAGAGCTCTAATTATATTACTTTTTCCACTTGCGTTTGCTCCGTAAATCCCGATAGTTTTCAATAACTTCGTTCC of Bacteroidota bacterium contains these proteins:
- a CDS encoding ATP-binding protein, producing the protein MIVEFSVKNFRSISDLQTISFVSTNLKSSRENERVDLNNIVSDYGTKLLKTIGIYGANASGKSNIIRALEFFCEAISDLPSPKSRLSKLAQPFLYQNDSENTESFFQIVLIIEGKKYRYGFTVKKNPDAKNNPNTSWEIIANEWLFGPKNTNQGKYFLRKNLNVDKASLPGNENIAPLEYEHTLFLIHAASYNKDICAKIRSAISGYITSQFSAHGDFYRFHSINQIENIELKPKFLEFLTSFGLNYNDIYYKEDGDSNAKNNYPLEKLFLTKAACHDEKIKVTLNMQDNESDGTKKLFDIAGLLLHAFNITVSGLIILDEIDSNFHPSLLMKLISIFNDPEINKSNVQLLFTSHDTNMMNPSLMRRDQFYFAEKGENEGTRLYSLAELKGIRNDADFAKQYLAGFYGGIPMLSKYLNDVNIENDGTLGS